The DNA region acgacatgctaataatgggcagtaatcatgatgtaatcatgactacaaagaaaatgttgaccaaaaatttcgatatgaaagatatgggtcaagcagatgttatattgggaattaaaattctcaggacatcagaggatagttctaacacaatcccattatgtagaatcggtattgaaaagattcaatgcgtacgatctttcTCTgtaaaacacctatggatctaagtcaacacttagcgaaaaaccatggtgagaccatatcgcagttggaatactctcggataataggcagtttgatgtatcttacaaactgcacacgtccggatattgcctgtacggtcaacaagctgagtcgtttcaccagtaatccaaacgacgcccattggaaggcattgatgcgagttcttagatatttgaaatatactatgaactatggattacattatggaaaatatcccgctgtgttggagggatattgtgatgctaattggatatcagatacaaaagactccaaatccactagtggatatgtattcacgatcggtgggggagcagtatcttggaaatccactaagcagacgtgcattgctcggtcaactatggaatccgagtttatagcactagacaaagcagctgcggaacttcttggaagatattccgagctgggaAAAACCTGTACCTGCCGTactgatccactgtgatagtcaatcggcgattggatggcacagagtagtatgtataatgggaagtcaagacatatacgtcgtagacataataccattaggcagttgatctcgaatggagtgattgcaatcgactatgttaagtccaaagataatttggcagatcctcttacgaaagggttgagtcgagatcaagtatactgctcatcaagaggaatgagattaaaaatctacaactgaaaatgATGAAGTggaaacccaaccttgttgatggagatcccaagatcttggttcaatgggacaacaaagtttgaagttgtgtttgcacatgagatagtttatctctatcccaatcttaggatgaatttgtgctgtcctacctcatgtagtgaggttaagcttatgctttagTGACTTCTAataccttataaggtggagtatggtaggatactcttgatagaagtgtcacctatgtgagtgtgaagacaggccgcttcaatgaaacactcatgaatccaagatggtgtccatggccaaaacggaaccaaccatgagaacctaaagtaggtgagataggtctctgtgtgggtgttattgtcttagtatacacaaacaattgagcagttcaagacatcacgttcactgcataacctagtatactcgatagcattccactacggaaggttcaaagccacaagctacctctcccgatgcattgacttatcgattgactcttgtaaagtgtcagcatgcatacacgcattacattaatttccattcatgtgggggattgttggatattggggcctaaatggaccaatacgattttgaggaggaaaaatcggaagccatcaattgttgaaagtcgtaattgacttcaaaattgaaatctacgtttcgcgtagatagatttagactattaatttgctcaaaaccgattaagggtgaatgagaaattaatgttcaaagtcggcccaaaataacgttggttattcattaaggaaatgcaagggagaatagtcccacatcggaaatttccgatgtgcattccttacttattaatgatgttgagttattggagttaactcagaaaagtaccggTACTCTGCTCGAGGCGGCGGTGCTACATGAGCCGCCACCGCCACGTCTTGTGATGGGCGCTTTGGGCGCTTTGTGGCGCACTGcggcttaaatttatgctccggTGACATTGCGGTGCCTAcatggcatcctcgtgggcaaagggagatgacagGCGGTTTGTGGCGGATGGCTCCAGGTGATCATTGCAGTgcaaagaagtatggtggatcgcttgtgatgcgatctagagcgttggatcacaatgagtcacgatcggacggcttgggatgagacatgatctgaagcatcggatcaatggatccagatccgatggtgATAGAtggtcacaactcttagatcgatggatgagattaaaggggctatgtgaagggttataactcttgacgacggcccagattaatccacccaaaggtcacaccctTCCCTAAAGCTCTTccgtataaatagaaccctccagatgatcaactcaacttaatcttctcttcctcaagtattcactcactcatcttgtgcattcaagagtccaagaagcctacgagaaggttcgctggtctcggaagtcggagtgctacgattccgagacgattgtcgtcgttgtatcttgggaacgaattgcaacaatccgttaagcaccgtagcggagcaatatcgtttacggagatagtgtcgaacactagcctcgacgatcagtttgcatactccggaatttaccggaaacAACAAGAAATAAGTTGCATGTTCTAGAAAATAAACTTATATGAGAAATTGATAGTAGAATTTTGAGTCTGATTGGCAACTTATTGATGAAAAAATGGACGACCCAGAAAAAAAGCAGAAAGACTCGAGTAGGAGAGAAAAACAGTGCAcaatttgttttttattattattattttaaaataacatAAATTTGCCATTATTAGCTATAAATTTAAGAATCAATCGTTAAAATAGATTTGAAATATAAATTTTGACGGGCTTTCAAACTCAATCGTGCCAACTAAACATGAGAGTACATTTTATTATTCGAGTTTGTTATACTAATATAggtacattttttttattattatatcttTGCCCAAGCTCGaattatcatttttaatttttataaaactaaaaataatgattaaaatttacaaaaattaaaaataaggaTTCGAGTTTGAGAAGATtcgagttatatatatatttcaaacaAGAAAATTTTTTACTATTCAATAAGACTTAATCAAGGTCATTGGAATATTATATATCCTTCTATTATTCAAGGAATTCTAAGAAAGAGGTGAAGAAATAGATCTATAATATCATTACAATATGATAAAAACTAGAGAATGAACTAATAGTCTATtttaatatttcaattaaaattctaaaatagCGTATTTTAACTTGGGTTGAAGGGTGAATGAATTGATGATCGAATGTTGGCCTGGGTCGTTGATCAATTTACATACTGATTGAACAAGCGAGACTACAGTAACATAGAAATAATATTCTGGTTCGaaatacacattatatatatacaaACTTCAAATcgtcatttcatttttttttgtgtaatgttcatttaaatatatcaaaattaaaatatttgtaaattaaaCCAATAAatactcaaaaatatttttttcccaaATTTAAGAATGTAGAATTTCTATAAATCCATATCCTTACATGCAaaatgaattaataaaaaaaaatctaaatccaTTAAAATATAGAAAACcactcaaaataaaattatttgcaAACTAAGAAATTGGACACCCAtaacctaagaataagaaaaaaaaaaggaatatcaAACCCTAATACTAGACCGAGACGTTGGAGATCTCCACGTGTCCTGAATCGACATTGTCGTCGTTGACGTACTTGGCCCAGAACCAGTGGCTCTTCCAGACGGTTTGCATCTCCTCGATTGGAATTCCCTTAGTCTCAGGCAGGAACCAGTAGACGAAGACGGTCATGATCACCTCCCATGCAGCGAAAAAGTAGAAGAGGCCGAACTTGAAGGAACAGAGCATTGGCGGGAAGATCTGGGCGATGACGTAGGTCCAGAACATGTTAGCGGAGACGGTGATGCTCTGTGCCGCCGACCTGACTTCCAAGGGGTAGATCTCGCTAGGCACTAGCCATCCGAGGGGGCCCCACGACCATGCGAAGGCGGCGACGAAGATGCAGATGAAGATGACGATGAAGATGGCGTAGGTCTTGGGGATATAGCCCATGCCGGTGGTGCCGAACTTCCAGCCGATGAGTGTTCCGACGATGATTTGGGCGATGGTCATCTGGACACCGCCCTCGAGGAAGAGAATACGGCGGCCGAAGCGGTCGACCGTGAGGACGGAAATGAAGGTGGAGGCGAGGTTGACGAAGCCGGTGATGACCGCGGACATGAGCGAGGCCTGGGTGCCGAAGCCGATGGTCTTGAACAGGACCGGCGCATAGAACATGACGACGTTGATTCCGGTGAGCTGCTGGAGGCTGGGGATGACGATGGACATCACCAGCTGAGGCCTGTACTTCCTCCCGAGCAAAGTCTTGAACGGATCCTTGATCGCCTGAGATTGCTTGCTGGCGGCGACGAGGTCCTCGTACTCGAGGTCGATGTCGTCCGTCCCGCGGATTTCTCGGAGCATGGTCCTGGCCTTGTCGGTTTGGTTGCGCTCGATCATTGAGTTGGGCGTATTGGGGAGGAAGAAGGCGCCGACGGTGACGATGATGGCGGGCACGGCGGCGAGGCCCAGGCTGAGGCGCCACCCCAGATCGCCGTTGATATTGGAGGTGCCGTAGTTCACCAGATGCGCCACGAATATTCCGACGGTGATCATCATCTGGAAGCTGATGTTGAGAGTGCCTCGGATCTTCATCGGAGCCATCTCGGCCAGGTACAGTGGCACCGCCTGAGATCAATCCAAAGAAAAAGGCCGGTAATTAAgctactaaataaataaataaatccccAACTCCGGCGAAGGATATGATGAAAAAATTAAAGCGAGTGACTGACCTGGCTGGAGAATCCGACGCCGAGGCCTAGGAGGATGCGGCCGACGATCAGCATGAGGACGTTGGAAGCGACGCCATTGATGATGGCTCCGAGGAGGAAGATGAGACCGCCGCCGACCATGGTGATCTTCCTGCCGAGGCGTCTGGTTATTGAGGATGCGAAGAAAGAGGACACGAAGGCGGCGAAGTAAAGGACGGAGGTGAAGGTCGACAAGAGCACGCTGTTGAACTGACAGTACTGGTTGCTGTCGATGACGTGTTTCTCTTTCTCTAACACCTTGGGAAAGAACTTGGACAAGAACGTGTCCATAGATGTCACTCCACCTTAATTAATTCCACATATAAACAAGTCAATCAGATCAGATCAGATCAGATCAAATCAAATCAAGTGGAGTCAAGTTAAGCCAAATCGATCGAGTTTAAGGATATCAGTAGATTATCACCGGATATTCCAATGTCGTAGCCGAAGATGAGACCGCCAAAGGAAGCCACCATGCAAGCGAACAAAGCGTAGGATGTCAATCTTCCGGGGTAGATCTTCGTCTCGCCCACGGGGATGACATGTCCACCCGCCATAGCAAAAGCTAACGAATGGATCGGAGAAgatgaaaaaaaacaaagagaggTATTGAATTGGGAGTGAACGAGTGAGTGAGTTGAATGAAGTAGTATATTTATAGTAGCTACTCAActtctatcttcttcttctctttctttttaaagttatttttgctGAAATGTTATCTTATCTTTTTTATTTCATTTGAAAAGTCAACAGCTAAAtcgataataattttaaataaacaaatttgGATAAACTTTCGAATAAAAAATAGCTTTTTAATTTTCGGATTATTTTTTATGAAACTGATATTTTAAATTTCggattattttttgtattttaaatttcggattatttttttgcattttaaattttggattattttttaattagtttaaagAGAGATTAATTAGATAGATATTTTAAGAGTGGTGTCCATTATAgagtaaaaatttaataaaatcaaattattaatGGTTTGATTAATtcggttttctttttttttaaaaaaatattatatttgatttttaattaattcgatttgattttaattttaaaatttataattctaTTAAACCgaataacaaaaatattaatttaattattttttattaaaaaatataattaattaaataaaatttaaatttaattaatttagttttaaaatttcaattaatttgattaattaatccaTCCGATTTTTTCGATTTTAAAAATTCAGTCAACGGTTGATTCTATCTGTTAAATTGCAAACCTTAGTTAAACGACCAAATTTACATATGTTCTAATGTAAATGGATAGTTTTTAATGAAAAAACTGGAtccattaaactcaaaattaaagcACGATAATCTCTTAAAAAAtatctcaaaattaaaatatttgcaATTTAAGCCAATAAAcactcaaaaataattatttcaaatttAAGAATATAGAATTTCTATAAATCCATATACTTACATACAACATGTTGATTGAAACACACGTAGAAAGGAGATGAATTGTATAT from Zingiber officinale cultivar Zhangliang chromosome 4B, Zo_v1.1, whole genome shotgun sequence includes:
- the LOC121977909 gene encoding sugar transport protein MST7-like; protein product: MAGGHVIPVGETKIYPGRLTSYALFACMVASFGGLIFGYDIGISGGVTSMDTFLSKFFPKVLEKEKHVIDSNQYCQFNSVLLSTFTSVLYFAAFVSSFFASSITRRLGRKITMVGGGLIFLLGAIINGVASNVLMLIVGRILLGLGVGFSSQAVPLYLAEMAPMKIRGTLNISFQMMITVGIFVAHLVNYGTSNINGDLGWRLSLGLAAVPAIIVTVGAFFLPNTPNSMIERNQTDKARTMLREIRGTDDIDLEYEDLVAASKQSQAIKDPFKTLLGRKYRPQLVMSIVIPSLQQLTGINVVMFYAPVLFKTIGFGTQASLMSAVITGFVNLASTFISVLTVDRFGRRILFLEGGVQMTIAQIIVGTLIGWKFGTTGMGYIPKTYAIFIVIFICIFVAAFAWSWGPLGWLVPSEIYPLEVRSAAQSITVSANMFWTYVIAQIFPPMLCSFKFGLFYFFAAWEVIMTVFVYWFLPETKGIPIEEMQTVWKSHWFWAKYVNDDNVDSGHVEISNVSV